A stretch of Bos indicus x Bos taurus breed Angus x Brahman F1 hybrid chromosome 17, Bos_hybrid_MaternalHap_v2.0, whole genome shotgun sequence DNA encodes these proteins:
- the TRAFD1 gene encoding TRAF-type zinc finger domain-containing protein 1 isoform X1 → MAEFLNDQDTRLCDNCKKEIPVFNFTIHEIHCQRNIGVCPVCKEPFPKCDMETHMATEHCQVTCKCNKKLEKRQLKKHEETECPLRLALCQHCDLELSVLKLKDHEDYCGARTELCGTCGRNVLVKDLKTHPEVCGRDVEEKRVEAAMPPNAYDESWGPDRIWIASQLRQIEALDPPMRLPRRPLRAFESDLFQSRTTNQRSMTAQFPIQNNLLEEQERQERNRSRQTPKERGEDSANLDFMLALSLQNEGQAPTLAEQDFWRVIYEADQSREGPSALNDIRGAVDETMLPCEFCEELYPEELLIDHQTSCNPSCALPPLSVGSTSPRGVEDPDAIFQKLMRESAGGQFESLMGFSSSAPVEDSVVIPCEFCGVQLEEEVLFHHQDQCDQRPATANNHVSEGIPSQDLQPRETSPELPKRRVRHQGDLSSGYMNDLKQEMAKGPTYPLPSSRPPNNTTAPPNRLSTSTSGPRPGCQPSPPRALKLNNLDSQGVRGRSRNSHNGALAPGHVPAAYPARSLYPENLVPSFPRGPSGRYGASSRSEGGRNPRVTPTAASYRSRTAKQAKTPKQQGAGDAEEEEE, encoded by the exons ATGGCTGAATTTCTAAATGACCAGGACACTCGACTGTGTGACAATTG CAAAAAAGAAATTCCTGTGTTTAACTTTACCATCCATGAGATCCACTGTCAAAGGAACATTGGTGTGTGTCCTGTCTGCAAGGAACCATTTCCCAAATGTGACATGGAGACGCACATGGCTACAGAACATTGTCAG GTGACCTGCAAGTGTAACAAGAAGTTGGAGAAAAGGCAGCTAAAGAAGCACGAG GAGACTGAGTGTCCTCTACGGCTTGCCCTTTGCCAGCACTGTGATCTGGAACTTTCTGTTCTCAAACTAAAGGACCATGAAGATTACTGTGGTGCCCGGACGGAGTTATGTGGCACCTGTGGGCGCAATGTCCTGGTGAAAGATCTGAAGACTCACCCTGAAGTGTGTGGGAGAGATGTGGAGGAAAAGAGAGTCGAGGCTGCCATGCCACCTAATGCGTATGATGAATCTTGGGGTCCAGATAGGATCTGGATTGCGTCCCAGCTCAGACAGATTGAGGCTCTGGACCCACCCATGAGGCTCCCTCGAAGGCCCCTGAGAGCCTTTGAATCAGACCTTTTCCAAAGTAGAACCACCAACCAAAGGAGCATGACAGCCCAGTTTCCAATTCAGAATAATCTAT tGGAAGAACAAGAAAGGCAGGAAAGGAATAGAAGCCGGCAGACCCCCAAAGAGCGTGGTGAAGACAGTGCAAATTTGGACTTCATGTTGGCCCTAAGTCTGCAGAATGAAGGCCAGGCCCCCACCTTGGCAGAGCAGGACTTCTGGAGGGTCATATATGAGGCAGACCAGTCCCGTGAAGGTCCCAGCGCTCTGAATGACATCAggg GTGCAGTTGACGAGACCATGTTGCCTTGTGAATTTTGTGAGGAGCTCTATCCAGAGGAACTGCTGATTGACCATCAG ACAAGCTGTAACCCTTCATGTGCCTTACCTCCGCTCAGTGTGGGCAGCACTTCGCCCCGAGGGGTGGAGGACCCTGATGCTATCTTCCAGAAGCTGATGCGAGAGTCTGCAGGTGGCCAGTTTGAGTCTCTGATGGGCTTCAGCAGCTCTGCTCCCGTGGAGGACAGTGTTGTCATCCCATGTGAATTCTGTGGGGTCCAGCTGGAAGAGGAGGTGCTGTTCCATCACCAG GACCAGTGTGACCAACGCCCAGCCACAGCAAACAACCACGTGTCGGAGGGAATCCCTAGCCAGGATCTCCAGCCTCGAGAGACCTCACCAGAACTGCCCAAGAGGCGTGTCCGACACCAGG GAGACCTGTCTTCTGGTTACATGAATGATCTCAAGCAGGAAATGGCTAAAGGGCCCACCTACCCTCTCCCCTCTAGCCGACCCCCTAACAATACGACAGCTCCTCCTAACCGCCTGTCTACATCCACATCAGGCCCCAGGCCTGGGTGCCAGCCGAGCCCTCCTCGCGCTCTGAAGCTCAACAACTTAGACAGCCAGGGTGTCCGGGGGCGCAGTCGAAACAGCCATAACGGGGCTCTGGCTCCTGGCCACGTCCCAGCAGCTTACCCTGCTCGGAGTCTCTACCCAGAAAACCTTGTGCCCTCTTTCCCCCGTGGGCCTTCAGGGAGATATGGAGCAAG CAGTAGGAGTGAAGGTGGCAGGAACCCCCGGGTCACCCCCACAGCTGCCAGCTACCGCAGCAGAACTGCAAAG CAGGCAAAAACCCCCAAGCAGCAGGGAGCTGGGGatgcagaagaggaggaggagtaa
- the TRAFD1 gene encoding TRAF-type zinc finger domain-containing protein 1 isoform X2, translating into MAEFLNDQDTRLCDNCKKEIPVFNFTIHEIHCQRNIGVCPVCKEPFPKCDMETHMATEHCQVTCKCNKKLEKRQLKKHEETECPLRLALCQHCDLELSVLKLKDHEDYCGARTELCGTCGRNVLVKDLKTHPEVCGRDVEEKRVEAAMPPNAYDESWGPDRIWIASQLRQIEALDPPMRLPRRPLRAFESDLFQSRTTNQRSMTAQFPIQNNLLEEQERQERNRSRQTPKERGEDSANLDFMLALSLQNEGQAPTLAEQDFWRVIYEADQSREGPSALNDIRGAVDETMLPCEFCEELYPEELLIDHQTSCNPSCALPPLSVGSTSPRGVEDPDAIFQKLMRESAGGQFESLMGFSSSAPVEDSVVIPCEFCGVQLEEEVLFHHQDQCDQRPATANNHVSEGIPSQDLQPRETSPELPKRRVRHQGDLSSGYMNDLKQEMAKGPTYPLPSSRPPNNTTAPPNRLSTSTSGPRPGCQPSPPRALKLNNLDSQGVRGRSRNSHNGALAPGHVPAAYPARSLYPENLVPSFPRGPSGRYGASSRSEGGRNPRVTPTAASYRSRTAKAKTPKQQGAGDAEEEEE; encoded by the exons ATGGCTGAATTTCTAAATGACCAGGACACTCGACTGTGTGACAATTG CAAAAAAGAAATTCCTGTGTTTAACTTTACCATCCATGAGATCCACTGTCAAAGGAACATTGGTGTGTGTCCTGTCTGCAAGGAACCATTTCCCAAATGTGACATGGAGACGCACATGGCTACAGAACATTGTCAG GTGACCTGCAAGTGTAACAAGAAGTTGGAGAAAAGGCAGCTAAAGAAGCACGAG GAGACTGAGTGTCCTCTACGGCTTGCCCTTTGCCAGCACTGTGATCTGGAACTTTCTGTTCTCAAACTAAAGGACCATGAAGATTACTGTGGTGCCCGGACGGAGTTATGTGGCACCTGTGGGCGCAATGTCCTGGTGAAAGATCTGAAGACTCACCCTGAAGTGTGTGGGAGAGATGTGGAGGAAAAGAGAGTCGAGGCTGCCATGCCACCTAATGCGTATGATGAATCTTGGGGTCCAGATAGGATCTGGATTGCGTCCCAGCTCAGACAGATTGAGGCTCTGGACCCACCCATGAGGCTCCCTCGAAGGCCCCTGAGAGCCTTTGAATCAGACCTTTTCCAAAGTAGAACCACCAACCAAAGGAGCATGACAGCCCAGTTTCCAATTCAGAATAATCTAT tGGAAGAACAAGAAAGGCAGGAAAGGAATAGAAGCCGGCAGACCCCCAAAGAGCGTGGTGAAGACAGTGCAAATTTGGACTTCATGTTGGCCCTAAGTCTGCAGAATGAAGGCCAGGCCCCCACCTTGGCAGAGCAGGACTTCTGGAGGGTCATATATGAGGCAGACCAGTCCCGTGAAGGTCCCAGCGCTCTGAATGACATCAggg GTGCAGTTGACGAGACCATGTTGCCTTGTGAATTTTGTGAGGAGCTCTATCCAGAGGAACTGCTGATTGACCATCAG ACAAGCTGTAACCCTTCATGTGCCTTACCTCCGCTCAGTGTGGGCAGCACTTCGCCCCGAGGGGTGGAGGACCCTGATGCTATCTTCCAGAAGCTGATGCGAGAGTCTGCAGGTGGCCAGTTTGAGTCTCTGATGGGCTTCAGCAGCTCTGCTCCCGTGGAGGACAGTGTTGTCATCCCATGTGAATTCTGTGGGGTCCAGCTGGAAGAGGAGGTGCTGTTCCATCACCAG GACCAGTGTGACCAACGCCCAGCCACAGCAAACAACCACGTGTCGGAGGGAATCCCTAGCCAGGATCTCCAGCCTCGAGAGACCTCACCAGAACTGCCCAAGAGGCGTGTCCGACACCAGG GAGACCTGTCTTCTGGTTACATGAATGATCTCAAGCAGGAAATGGCTAAAGGGCCCACCTACCCTCTCCCCTCTAGCCGACCCCCTAACAATACGACAGCTCCTCCTAACCGCCTGTCTACATCCACATCAGGCCCCAGGCCTGGGTGCCAGCCGAGCCCTCCTCGCGCTCTGAAGCTCAACAACTTAGACAGCCAGGGTGTCCGGGGGCGCAGTCGAAACAGCCATAACGGGGCTCTGGCTCCTGGCCACGTCCCAGCAGCTTACCCTGCTCGGAGTCTCTACCCAGAAAACCTTGTGCCCTCTTTCCCCCGTGGGCCTTCAGGGAGATATGGAGCAAG CAGTAGGAGTGAAGGTGGCAGGAACCCCCGGGTCACCCCCACAGCTGCCAGCTACCGCAGCAGAACTGCAAAG GCAAAAACCCCCAAGCAGCAGGGAGCTGGGGatgcagaagaggaggaggagtaa